One segment of Sulfitobacter sp. W027 DNA contains the following:
- a CDS encoding AAA family ATPase — MDKKSGTPLPPYFNLDPKAAAAKLSDPVDTARFAKAAAFAGRGRADLAKRGYAPDGQKKLRKFSTWEICRYLIPVAPAHLRRVLNKHPELPQGEGSGSAKRFSLEEILTLRNHFAEEGVSTKEYRPYRPKGLPAKVVAVANFKGGVGKTSTAAHLAMSAALDGYKVLVVDLDSQGSMTSIMGGQVQDEWQTIFPLLARDYAVQVQAENRVRAAAAEPEIPLDETLTEALTISLKDVIQKTHWPNIDLVGAQLNLYWAEFQIPVWRMALRHWALWDALSSALEAGGALDEYDIILLDTPPALGYLTINALAAADIILVPLGASFLEFDSTGRFFDMLYSTFASIEEGENAARRREGLPEMKFEWDVVRAIITRFDASQQTDLANVIQAYFGDMTNTYRQEFTAMVGQAGESVNGIYEADYRDFNRETYTRGRETFDRTYAEFKEILLGAWWRDDQERKEAENGETQTA, encoded by the coding sequence ATGGACAAGAAGTCGGGCACCCCCCTGCCCCCCTATTTCAATCTGGACCCCAAGGCCGCAGCAGCGAAACTCAGCGATCCAGTAGACACCGCCCGATTCGCAAAAGCCGCCGCATTCGCCGGTCGCGGCAGAGCAGATCTCGCTAAACGCGGTTATGCCCCAGATGGCCAGAAAAAGCTTCGAAAATTTTCGACGTGGGAGATTTGCCGATACCTCATCCCCGTGGCTCCAGCGCATCTACGGAGGGTGTTAAACAAACACCCCGAGCTTCCTCAGGGCGAAGGATCCGGCAGCGCAAAACGGTTCAGCCTCGAAGAGATTCTGACGCTGCGAAATCACTTTGCCGAAGAGGGTGTCAGCACCAAGGAATACCGCCCGTACCGGCCAAAAGGGCTGCCCGCAAAAGTGGTCGCAGTCGCCAATTTTAAGGGCGGCGTCGGCAAGACCTCAACCGCGGCGCATTTGGCGATGTCGGCAGCATTAGACGGCTACAAAGTACTGGTGGTGGACCTTGATTCCCAAGGGTCGATGACCTCGATCATGGGCGGCCAGGTTCAGGACGAATGGCAGACGATTTTCCCCCTGCTCGCACGCGATTATGCGGTGCAGGTGCAGGCCGAGAACCGCGTCCGCGCGGCGGCAGCAGAGCCTGAGATTCCGCTGGATGAGACCCTGACGGAAGCTTTGACGATCTCGCTCAAAGACGTCATTCAAAAGACCCATTGGCCCAACATCGACTTGGTCGGCGCGCAGCTGAACCTTTACTGGGCTGAGTTCCAGATCCCCGTCTGGCGGATGGCCTTGCGGCATTGGGCTTTGTGGGATGCTCTTTCTTCGGCCTTGGAGGCGGGGGGAGCTCTGGATGAGTATGATATCATCTTGCTCGATACCCCCCCTGCCCTCGGCTATTTGACCATCAACGCTTTGGCGGCGGCAGATATCATTTTGGTGCCTTTAGGGGCGTCCTTTTTAGAGTTCGATTCCACGGGGCGGTTCTTTGATATGCTTTACTCGACCTTCGCCTCGATTGAGGAGGGAGAGAACGCGGCGCGGCGGCGGGAAGGGCTGCCGGAGATGAAGTTTGAATGGGATGTGGTCCGGGCGATTATCACGCGGTTTGATGCCAGCCAGCAGACAGATCTGGCGAATGTGATCCAGGCCTATTTCGGTGACATGACCAACACCTATCGGCAGGAATTCACGGCGATGGTCGGGCAAGCCGGGGAGAGCGTGAACGGGATTTACGAAGCCGATTATCGGGACTTCAATCGCGAGACCTATACGCGAGGCCGGGAGACTTTTGACCGGACCTATGCTGAGTTCAAAGAGATTTTGCTGGGCGCTTGGTGGCGCGATGATCAGGAACGGAAGGAGGCCGAGAATGGCGAAACGCAGACAGCTTGA
- a CDS encoding replication initiation protein, which translates to MSSSILHDRLTGALRRQSVKKNVAAIHVSGKLTLLQRKLSNVLLLNAYDTLVTRNKHQIDARTLCMMVGYNSNDMDTLKQSLRSLAETTAEWDMLDANGRQEWGVSALLSYAKLSAGVCEYAYSPALAEKLHDPKVFALINLNIQRRFTSGHALALYENCYRFLRTGSTGWWPIDLFRRLMGVDGSAYYESFKHLNAKIIKPAVAEVNKTSNILITPELHKMGRQVSEIRFLIKENPQLAMLDIDDGEGLRQGAVYTALMELGVSDRLARQWISEHGEDYVSEKIAYLKGRGGVDSPVGYLRAALKNDYKAEKPVAPTPKAKADAVVRSAQTAASDAAEEERAQVVEGERKVRAAIMARVQEIVESRSPTQRDADRKLFLAWLSDELLKSEFSRLGWKAALCASEMRAFWEDLIPDAFGEEQS; encoded by the coding sequence ATGAGCAGCAGCATTCTCCATGACAGGTTAACCGGTGCCCTTCGCCGGCAATCGGTGAAAAAGAACGTGGCTGCGATCCATGTGTCGGGAAAGCTCACTCTTTTGCAGCGGAAGCTTAGCAATGTCTTGCTGCTGAATGCCTATGACACGCTGGTGACGCGAAACAAACACCAGATCGACGCGCGGACGTTGTGCATGATGGTGGGGTATAATTCCAACGATATGGACACGCTGAAGCAGTCCCTTCGCAGTTTGGCCGAGACCACGGCGGAATGGGATATGTTGGATGCCAATGGGCGACAGGAATGGGGTGTTTCGGCGCTTTTGTCCTATGCAAAGCTGTCGGCAGGGGTCTGTGAGTATGCGTATTCACCGGCTCTGGCGGAAAAACTGCACGATCCTAAAGTCTTTGCGTTGATCAATTTGAACATCCAGCGGCGCTTTACCTCGGGCCATGCTTTGGCGCTCTATGAAAATTGCTATCGGTTTTTGCGTACCGGCTCGACCGGATGGTGGCCTATCGACTTGTTTCGCCGTCTTATGGGGGTGGATGGCAGCGCCTATTATGAAAGCTTCAAGCACCTGAATGCCAAAATTATCAAACCGGCTGTGGCAGAGGTGAATAAAACGTCAAATATCCTGATCACGCCTGAGCTGCATAAGATGGGCCGTCAGGTCAGCGAAATTCGGTTTCTTATCAAAGAGAACCCCCAGCTTGCGATGCTCGACATCGATGATGGCGAAGGTCTGCGGCAGGGGGCAGTTTATACCGCCCTCATGGAACTGGGGGTTTCTGACCGGCTGGCGCGGCAGTGGATTTCTGAGCATGGCGAGGATTATGTCTCGGAAAAAATTGCTTATTTGAAGGGCAGGGGGGGCGTTGATAGCCCTGTCGGATACCTCAGGGCTGCGTTGAAGAACGACTATAAGGCTGAAAAGCCCGTGGCGCCGACGCCCAAGGCAAAGGCCGACGCCGTTGTGCGCAGTGCTCAGACCGCCGCATCTGACGCTGCCGAAGAAGAGCGCGCCCAAGTCGTCGAAGGGGAGCGCAAGGTGCGGGCCGCGATCATGGCAAGGGTTCAGGAGATTGTTGAATCTCGCTCTCCGACGCAGAGGGACGCAGACCGCAAGCTCTTCTTGGCTTGGTTGAGCGATGAGCTTTTGAAATCCGAGTTCTCTCGGCTGGGCTGGAAAGCGGCCCTATGCGCGTCCGAGATGCGCGCCTTTTGGGAAGACCTGATCCCGGACGCTTTTGGTGAAGAGCAGTCATAA
- a CDS encoding polysaccharide biosynthesis tyrosine autokinase, with protein sequence MKQSPIISDINRQDQQSDDEIDLASLFHTLWRGKLWIALAGLLGLLIGGYYAYGVAVPVYTAKAAVALESRQEQVMDIESVVTGLGGDQSTINTEVEVLRSRGLIEDLVLDMNLLEDPEFNRRLQPGPRFSLGQVVGFLRGLFKEPAAPAPTSDRAILDSTINAVLAATSASNLRQSFVFLINATTEDPAKSAAIANRLAELYIQSQIAVKFEKTEQATAWLSERVSGLQIELESAQARLKDFSTNTELVNVETLAGLNRQLKELRDRRLTLAVQVKATTEELEALRAARQGDLAAFAEIAEDSLLNQALRQLQDGTAGSQSAFSTRADALVARVELEVARSQSQLTAIEASIEDVSARIDKQSKELVTLEQLQREVEASRLLYEAFLSRLKETSIQQGIQQADSRVLSRAVVPSGPSAPRKSRILALSMILGLMTGAGLVLLREMAQNTFRTPEDLENKTGYSVIGQIPKIPAKHRKNVLEYLTQKPNSAAAEAVRNLRTSLLLANLDTPPKVIMSTSSVPGEGKTTQSIALAQNFAGLGAKVLLIEGDLRRRVLNEYFGHDVHKGFLSVISGEITLDQAIVHDETLGADVLFGETSRINAADLFSSKTFAEFIKELRAYYDHIIIDTPPVLAVPDARVIGQLVDAIIYTVHWDNTSHRQVLDGLKALQSVNLKVSGLVLGQIDNSKMKRYGYGDRYGTYSGYYQS encoded by the coding sequence ATGAAGCAGTCACCGATAATTTCGGACATCAATCGTCAAGACCAGCAGAGCGACGACGAAATCGATCTTGCTAGCCTTTTCCACACTCTTTGGCGCGGCAAGCTTTGGATTGCCTTAGCGGGCCTGTTGGGGTTGCTTATCGGAGGTTATTACGCCTATGGCGTAGCCGTCCCAGTCTATACCGCCAAAGCCGCCGTCGCGCTAGAAAGCCGGCAAGAACAAGTTATGGATATCGAGAGCGTCGTCACGGGCCTAGGTGGTGATCAATCTACGATCAATACCGAAGTCGAGGTTCTCAGGTCGCGCGGCCTGATCGAAGACCTAGTGCTGGACATGAACCTTCTAGAAGACCCTGAGTTTAATAGGCGGCTGCAGCCGGGTCCTCGGTTTTCTTTAGGACAGGTTGTGGGGTTTCTTCGGGGTCTTTTTAAGGAGCCCGCCGCACCTGCCCCTACCTCAGACCGCGCCATCCTAGACTCAACAATTAATGCTGTTCTCGCGGCAACTTCGGCCTCCAATCTGCGCCAGAGTTTTGTTTTTTTGATCAATGCTACGACAGAGGACCCAGCAAAGTCCGCCGCAATCGCGAACCGGCTTGCCGAACTCTACATCCAAAGCCAAATTGCTGTTAAGTTCGAAAAAACTGAGCAGGCAACCGCTTGGCTTAGTGAACGCGTCAGTGGGCTTCAGATTGAGCTTGAAAGTGCTCAGGCCAGATTAAAGGATTTTTCGACGAATACAGAACTGGTCAATGTCGAAACGCTTGCTGGACTTAATCGGCAGTTAAAGGAACTGAGAGATCGCCGCCTCACCCTCGCTGTTCAGGTTAAGGCAACAACTGAAGAGTTGGAGGCTCTACGCGCGGCCCGACAGGGTGATTTGGCAGCCTTCGCAGAGATCGCCGAAGACAGCTTGCTTAACCAAGCGCTGCGACAGCTGCAGGATGGAACGGCAGGTAGCCAGTCGGCCTTTAGCACGAGAGCGGACGCGCTTGTAGCGAGAGTAGAGCTTGAGGTTGCGCGTTCTCAGTCCCAACTCACCGCAATAGAGGCTTCTATCGAGGACGTTTCCGCACGCATCGACAAACAATCGAAAGAGTTGGTCACTCTGGAACAACTGCAACGCGAGGTTGAAGCGAGTCGCCTGCTTTACGAGGCTTTTCTCAGTCGACTAAAGGAAACCAGCATTCAACAGGGCATCCAACAGGCCGACAGCCGGGTTCTCAGCCGTGCCGTGGTACCATCTGGCCCCTCCGCGCCGCGCAAATCACGGATATTGGCGCTTTCTATGATCTTAGGCCTGATGACAGGAGCCGGCCTCGTATTGCTGCGAGAGATGGCGCAGAATACATTTCGAACCCCCGAAGATCTTGAGAATAAGACAGGCTACTCGGTCATCGGACAAATCCCGAAAATTCCGGCCAAGCATCGTAAGAACGTTCTGGAATACCTTACACAAAAGCCAAATTCGGCTGCAGCGGAGGCGGTCCGAAACTTGCGTACCTCTCTCTTGCTTGCAAACCTCGACACCCCGCCCAAGGTTATCATGTCCACATCCTCAGTTCCCGGGGAAGGAAAGACGACTCAGTCGATTGCTTTGGCCCAAAACTTTGCGGGCCTCGGCGCAAAAGTTCTCCTTATCGAAGGAGACCTGCGGCGCCGGGTGCTGAACGAATACTTCGGCCATGATGTGCATAAGGGGTTTTTGTCGGTAATATCGGGGGAAATCACGCTCGATCAAGCGATTGTTCATGATGAAACACTAGGGGCCGATGTATTGTTTGGCGAGACATCCCGCATCAACGCGGCAGATTTATTCTCATCGAAGACATTTGCCGAATTTATTAAAGAACTCCGCGCTTATTACGATCACATCATCATCGATACCCCTCCCGTTCTAGCCGTCCCAGATGCCCGCGTAATTGGCCAGTTGGTGGATGCTATTATCTATACCGTGCATTGGGATAACACATCTCACCGGCAGGTACTTGACGGTCTGAAAGCCCTTCAGAGCGTGAACCTTAAGGTGAGCGGTTTGGTTCTGGGCCAGATCGACAATAGCAAGATGAAACGCTACGGTTATGGTGATCGCTACGGCACATACTCAGGTTACTATCAGAGTTGA
- a CDS encoding acyltransferase produces the protein MSAPKLPGLQALRGLAAVMVLIGHVLAEAEHYFALPLPGDAIPWTRGVDIFFVISGFVITLSAQRYRGRPRAFLWRRLLRVAPLYYLFTTLMVAALLLLPATVKDTPLDPGQIISSYAFFPYARPDGRIAPVLSLGWTLNYEIFFYVLMALCLALPRPLLTVSGLLAALAALGSTVSFHLPQFAFWTNPLILEFLFGRPRPPLAKQLDPAPPDPLHSVPRPRLRPPHRPQPAPPAPLPRRGSPGRADRRGSPGRADRRGRHAFLPNRAIPGQLLGDASYALYLSHRFALRAATVLLLPLLPATDLGAWAYVGTTCLAALCLGTLTHLLLERPFLMARQTPKAAPA, from the coding sequence ATGAGCGCGCCTAAGCTCCCCGGCCTTCAGGCGCTCCGCGGGCTTGCCGCCGTGATGGTGCTGATCGGCCATGTCTTGGCCGAGGCCGAGCATTACTTCGCCCTCCCCCTGCCCGGTGACGCCATCCCATGGACACGAGGTGTCGATATCTTTTTCGTCATTTCCGGTTTCGTCATCACCCTCTCCGCGCAGCGCTACAGAGGCCGCCCGCGCGCCTTTCTCTGGCGACGCCTGCTGCGCGTCGCTCCGCTCTACTACCTCTTCACCACGCTCATGGTCGCCGCCCTGTTGCTCCTGCCCGCTACCGTCAAAGACACCCCGCTCGACCCCGGGCAGATCATCAGCTCCTACGCTTTCTTCCCCTACGCCCGCCCCGATGGCCGTATCGCGCCGGTGCTGTCGCTGGGTTGGACCCTCAATTACGAGATATTCTTCTACGTGCTGATGGCACTCTGCCTCGCGCTGCCGCGCCCCCTTTTGACGGTTTCGGGCCTATTGGCCGCCCTCGCCGCGCTCGGGTCAACCGTCAGCTTTCACCTGCCGCAATTCGCCTTCTGGACAAACCCACTGATCCTTGAATTCCTCTTTGGCCGCCCTCGCCCGCCTCTGGCAAAGCAGTTGGACCCGGCCCCACCTGATCCTCTGCATTCTGTCCCTCGCCCTCGGCTTCGCCCTCCTCATCGCCCTCAACCCGCTCCCCCTGCCCCGCTTCCTCGCCGCGGGTCTCCCGGCCGCGCTGATCGTCGCGGGTCTCCCGGCCGCGCTGATCGTCGCGGCAGGCACGCTTTTCTGCCCAACCGCGCAATCCCCGGACAACTGCTCGGAGACGCCTCCTACGCACTCTACCTTTCGCACCGCTTCGCCCTGCGCGCGGCTACCGTCTTGCTCCTGCCGCTCCTCCCCGCAACAGACCTCGGTGCTTGGGCCTACGTCGGAACAACCTGCCTCGCGGCGCTCTGCCTCGGCACCCTCACCCATCTGCTGTTAGAGCGGCCCTTCCTAATGGCCCGCCAAACCCCAAAGGCAGCCCCCGCATGA
- a CDS encoding glycosyltransferase family 4 protein: MFEIWIYLATFSISLLISLSFIAWPTLLMSREHMERDLAAPQATHTRPTPRVGGVGIVLALALGVFLYLGQLGSDLVIALAAGAVVFLVGLLEDIQRNVSPRTRLLAAFLSAALAIGVTGVVVPDLGLFPGSLAHLVVPAIAITLLWSAGTCHALNLIDGLNGLSALYSISAALGFFLIAGYTGDVDVQIVSGLLIAAVLGFFVLNWPMGRIFLGDAGAYGIGHILAWLGIVLVARNPSVTGVAVLLLLFWPVCDTLFSIIRRRLTKRATDQPDRLHFHHLAVRALPLLSRRNRRTQFDNSVATILLVPFFCVPMATGVLLWNHPIAAAVALATYIALFMGTYVASMKFFRSRRFRQPLRLVSPSLNRKIPERQISAFSGTYACDGANFDVQIYRDHSAVRWTLQASAAGTGILVLKGKFATDADAYGHFLQSEKLLKAA, from the coding sequence TTGTTTGAAATTTGGATTTATCTAGCAACCTTTTCTATCAGCTTACTTATCAGTCTGTCCTTTATTGCATGGCCGACATTGCTCATGAGCCGCGAGCATATGGAGCGGGATCTCGCGGCCCCACAGGCCACACATACACGTCCCACGCCGCGCGTAGGGGGGGTGGGGATTGTTCTGGCTCTCGCGCTCGGGGTATTCTTGTACTTGGGTCAGCTTGGAAGTGATTTGGTAATCGCCCTGGCCGCTGGCGCAGTTGTGTTTTTGGTTGGGCTGCTTGAGGATATTCAGCGCAATGTGAGCCCACGTACGAGGCTTCTCGCGGCTTTCCTCTCTGCCGCGCTGGCAATCGGTGTCACCGGCGTTGTGGTCCCTGACCTTGGGCTGTTTCCCGGATCTTTGGCCCATTTAGTGGTTCCAGCGATTGCCATCACATTGCTATGGTCCGCCGGCACCTGCCATGCTTTGAACCTTATCGACGGATTGAATGGTCTCTCTGCACTTTATTCAATCAGCGCGGCTTTAGGGTTCTTTCTGATTGCGGGCTATACCGGTGACGTCGACGTCCAGATCGTTTCGGGATTGCTTATCGCTGCAGTCCTTGGATTTTTCGTTTTGAATTGGCCGATGGGGCGTATCTTTCTGGGCGATGCCGGTGCTTACGGCATCGGGCATATCCTTGCCTGGCTCGGAATTGTTCTCGTCGCACGCAATCCATCGGTGACCGGGGTCGCTGTTCTGCTTTTGCTGTTCTGGCCGGTATGCGACACGCTGTTTTCCATCATTCGCCGACGCTTGACCAAACGTGCGACGGACCAGCCAGACCGTTTGCATTTCCATCACCTTGCTGTGCGCGCTTTGCCATTGCTGAGCCGGCGCAATCGGCGCACACAGTTTGATAATTCAGTCGCAACTATCCTTTTGGTGCCGTTCTTTTGCGTACCTATGGCAACGGGCGTACTCCTGTGGAACCACCCCATAGCGGCAGCCGTCGCGCTGGCGACCTATATCGCTTTGTTTATGGGCACGTATGTCGCGTCGATGAAGTTCTTTAGGTCCCGCCGGTTCCGCCAGCCACTGAGACTTGTATCGCCCTCGCTTAATCGAAAAATACCTGAACGACAGATTTCGGCGTTTTCAGGTACCTATGCCTGTGACGGTGCTAACTTTGACGTTCAGATCTATAGAGATCATTCTGCTGTACGATGGACCTTGCAGGCCAGCGCTGCTGGAACAGGAATACTGGTGCTGAAAGGGAAGTTCGCAACAGACGCAGACGCCTATGGGCATTTCCTTCAGAGCGAAAAGCTCCTGAAGGCGGCTTGA
- a CDS encoding ParB N-terminal domain-containing protein has translation MAKRRQLEVPSAEALKEIEEGFARETSRIGTRAPIADVAADAVRHKDPLPQHLREENARDKADAKALRLAREKGLVLTEVPLHEITADALSRDRLKMDEEDLAELRRSIADHGLRLPIEVFEPSNPEAAGKYALISGFRRLAAVRELNALSGGERHQTIQAFVRKPDTLADAIVAMIEENEIRTGLSQYERGRAAAITVHDGVFATVDEAVATLFSSASKAKRSKIRSFALVHEELGDMLRFGPELSERQCLRIATGLRAGQSEAMRTALESHAVTTAEDEWAVLEPLIETVEGVGVDPKRGGRPRKVVERSKPVRLANDVTMERVQTEDGYAIRIRGDHVNEEMIELVMDRIKYLLEEI, from the coding sequence ATGGCGAAACGCAGACAGCTTGAAGTCCCCTCGGCAGAGGCGCTTAAGGAAATTGAGGAGGGTTTCGCACGCGAAACCTCCCGTATTGGCACCCGCGCGCCGATCGCTGATGTGGCGGCGGATGCGGTCCGGCATAAAGACCCCTTGCCCCAGCATCTGCGCGAAGAAAACGCGCGCGATAAGGCCGATGCGAAGGCGCTTCGGTTGGCACGGGAAAAAGGTCTCGTCCTGACGGAAGTGCCGCTTCATGAAATCACGGCGGATGCGCTTAGCCGTGACCGTTTGAAGATGGATGAGGAAGATCTGGCGGAGCTGAGACGTTCGATTGCGGACCATGGGCTGCGGCTTCCGATTGAAGTTTTTGAGCCGTCTAACCCCGAAGCGGCTGGCAAATATGCCCTGATCTCGGGCTTTCGTCGCTTGGCCGCTGTGCGGGAGTTGAACGCGCTTTCGGGGGGCGAACGGCACCAGACGATTCAGGCTTTCGTGCGCAAGCCAGATACATTGGCCGATGCAATTGTGGCGATGATCGAAGAAAATGAAATCCGCACCGGGCTCAGCCAATATGAGCGCGGTCGGGCTGCGGCGATCACGGTGCATGACGGGGTTTTCGCGACGGTCGATGAAGCCGTGGCGACGCTGTTTTCTTCGGCCAGCAAGGCGAAACGGTCTAAGATCCGATCCTTTGCTTTGGTGCATGAGGAATTGGGCGATATGCTGCGCTTTGGGCCTGAGCTTAGCGAGCGGCAGTGTCTCCGGATTGCGACCGGGTTACGGGCCGGGCAGAGCGAGGCGATGCGGACAGCGCTGGAATCCCATGCGGTTACCACGGCGGAGGATGAATGGGCGGTGCTGGAGCCGCTTATCGAGACCGTCGAAGGGGTGGGCGTCGACCCGAAGCGGGGCGGTCGGCCCCGCAAGGTTGTCGAGCGGTCAAAGCCGGTTCGCTTGGCCAATGATGTCACCATGGAGCGGGTGCAGACGGAAGATGGCTATGCCATTCGAATTCGGGGCGACCATGTGAACGAAGAAATGATCGAATTGGTCATGGACCGGATCAAGTATCTCCTCGAGGAAATTTGA
- a CDS encoding transcription termination/antitermination protein NusG has protein sequence MTEENHSKWFVAQLRPHGLTQARTHLQRQGFETFSPEILQSRIRQGEPHQERRPLFPGYLFVSFDPRANGWTAINNTRGVSRLILNDPRRPRPLPGEFMAGLRARCDTSELATPIDALEVGDQIRVTSGPFMDLITHIESLPDFERVGVLIELMGREVRSSLLRAHVTKA, from the coding sequence GTGACCGAAGAAAACCACTCGAAATGGTTCGTAGCGCAGTTGCGCCCCCATGGACTTACGCAGGCACGAACGCATCTGCAGCGTCAAGGTTTTGAAACGTTCTCGCCGGAAATACTTCAATCCCGGATCAGACAAGGCGAACCACATCAGGAACGTCGGCCCCTGTTCCCCGGATACTTATTTGTCAGCTTTGATCCGCGTGCCAATGGTTGGACGGCGATTAACAATACCCGCGGTGTCTCACGCCTGATTCTAAATGACCCCCGTCGACCGCGTCCCCTGCCCGGTGAATTCATGGCCGGCCTACGGGCCAGATGTGATACCAGTGAACTTGCGACACCGATCGATGCGTTAGAAGTTGGCGATCAAATTCGCGTAACTTCCGGTCCTTTCATGGACCTAATTACGCATATCGAATCCCTTCCAGATTTCGAACGGGTCGGCGTCTTAATTGAATTGATGGGACGAGAGGTTCGGTCTTCGCTGCTACGCGCCCACGTGACTAAGGCTTAG
- a CDS encoding oligosaccharide flippase family protein, which translates to MSPRFWSFALQWSRVGINAGLFLIAARFLTLAEIGAFATAYAPIRLTQGLHKAGIGESVIILTPRQLRQDALFALSLGSGIALTLCCAAIGFALNAALLIGLSAIPLLHSISAVSEGILRQRLHLRALALRTMVSQSIAGALALWMLSKGLGPWALVAFALSHATINTTLSCHLAAWRPKSRPNWQYQRLIGVLVIEISSRDLLSTALFPLMQLVTALAFGLPAAGPFQIATRILSLIEALSLSPLRFLALPQLRRLPAAERAAALPEHLRLTATLSLWVWSVTLLTAPDILPLLIGTAPAEAATPILIALTGFGLLSALLMPINQALIAAGHTRLMLHRAALLVTLTCVFAPFAPSPAALAASISLAALLTTLWHLSRALPRLGLSLATLSSLAPPLCTVAAIAALFTLLPPLPVPAQLTLGSALYGAFLLIPYRRIVT; encoded by the coding sequence ATGAGCCCGCGTTTCTGGTCTTTCGCCCTGCAATGGTCCCGCGTTGGCATAAACGCGGGCCTCTTCCTCATCGCCGCACGTTTCCTCACCCTGGCCGAGATCGGCGCTTTCGCCACCGCCTACGCCCCCATCCGTCTGACCCAAGGACTACATAAAGCCGGGATCGGTGAAAGCGTGATCATCCTCACCCCCCGCCAACTCCGACAAGACGCCCTCTTCGCCCTGTCGCTCGGCAGCGGCATCGCCCTCACGCTCTGTTGCGCGGCCATAGGCTTCGCCCTCAACGCCGCGCTGCTCATCGGCCTCAGCGCCATCCCCCTCCTTCACAGCATCAGCGCGGTCTCCGAAGGGATCCTCCGTCAGCGCCTTCACCTCCGCGCCCTCGCGCTGCGCACAATGGTCAGCCAATCCATCGCCGGAGCCCTCGCCCTTTGGATGTTATCAAAGGGCCTCGGCCCGTGGGCATTGGTAGCTTTCGCCCTCAGCCACGCCACCATAAATACGACACTGTCCTGCCACTTGGCCGCATGGCGCCCCAAAAGCCGCCCCAACTGGCAATATCAGAGACTAATAGGTGTTTTAGTGATCGAAATCTCGTCACGAGACCTTCTCAGCACCGCCCTTTTCCCCCTCATGCAACTCGTCACCGCCCTCGCCTTCGGGCTCCCCGCTGCCGGGCCCTTTCAAATCGCCACCCGCATACTCAGCCTGATCGAAGCTCTCAGCCTCTCGCCCCTGCGCTTCCTCGCCCTGCCGCAACTCCGCCGACTACCAGCCGCCGAACGGGCAGCTGCCTTACCTGAGCATCTCCGTCTCACCGCCACGCTCTCCCTATGGGTCTGGAGCGTCACGCTCCTCACCGCCCCTGACATCCTCCCCCTGCTCATCGGCACAGCCCCAGCAGAGGCCGCCACACCGATCCTCATCGCCCTCACAGGCTTCGGCCTGCTATCGGCCCTGCTCATGCCGATCAACCAAGCCCTCATCGCCGCCGGCCACACCCGCCTAATGCTCCACCGCGCGGCGCTGCTTGTGACACTAACCTGCGTTTTCGCGCCCTTCGCTCCCTCCCCCGCCGCCCTCGCCGCCTCAATCAGCCTTGCAGCGCTCCTGACCACCCTATGGCACCTCTCCCGTGCCCTGCCGCGCCTAGGCCTCTCCCTCGCCACCCTATCGTCCCTCGCCCCGCCCCTCTGCACGGTCGCTGCGATTGCCGCGCTCTTCACCCTGCTCCCGCCCCTGCCCGTCCCGGCGCAACTCACCCTCGGAAGCGCCCTTTACGGCGCGTTCCTCCTGATCCCCTACCGCAGGATAGTCACATGA